One Candidatus Cloacimonadota bacterium DNA segment encodes these proteins:
- a CDS encoding DUF104 domain-containing protein, with translation MYKIATATYNNNALKIDEKLDFCEGKRLKVIIIDEEKKKKDNFLEFVKRSRINIPKDYKFNRDELHER, from the coding sequence ATGTATAAAATAGCAACTGCAACTTATAATAATAATGCTTTGAAAATCGATGAAAAATTAGACTTTTGCGAAGGAAAGAGATTAAAAGTTATCATTATAGATGAAGAAAAGAAAAAGAAAGATAATTTTTTGGAATTTGTTAAGAGAAGCAGAATAAATATTCCTAAAGATTATAAATTTAACCGGGATGAATTACATGAAAGATAG